The following are from one region of the Nilaparvata lugens isolate BPH unplaced genomic scaffold, ASM1435652v1 scaffold1719, whole genome shotgun sequence genome:
- the LOC120355453 gene encoding metallophosphoesterase 1-like: HFPLYRESDSDCNEPDEAPEDEKKQKFRERWECLSKESSEFLLFGLKPRLVVDGHTHHGCYTYHTESDTHEFTIPSFSWRNKDNPSFMMAVLSPNNYAVSKCYIPRESTIIKLYIGGMLVILVAAFLLYPRHSRRAHFFKIS; encoded by the exons CATTTTCCACTATATCGTGAATCGGATTCTGACTGCAATGAGCCCGATGAAGCGCCTGAGGACGAGAAAAAGCAGAAATTTCGAGAAAGATGGGAATGTCTTTCAAAGGAGTCAAGTGAATTC CTTCTATTTGGATTGAAGCCTAGATTAGTTGTTGATGGGCACACACATCACGGGTGCTACACCTACCATACAGAGAGTGACACCCATGAGTTTACCATACCTTCTTTCAGTTGGAGAAATAAGGACAATCCTTCATTCATGATG GCTGTGCTCTCACCAAACAATTACGCAGTATCTAAGTGCTACATTCCAAGGGAATCAACAATCATCAAACTGTACATAGGAGGAATGTTGGTCATTCTGGTGGCAGCCTTCTTGCTGTACCCACGCCATAGTCGCAGAGCCCATTTCTTCAAAATCAGCTAA